In the Veillonellaceae bacterium genome, one interval contains:
- a CDS encoding nucleoside kinase, producing the protein MKEILVSYGNGEERYACGTTLLQISQDAQKFFDTPIVAARINNEIKGLESQVTEDCNIEFLDLKTEVGNRIYQRSLAFIMVTAVQEIFPYGEVTVEHSLGNGLYCELHLGREVTPDDIAKLEQKIKLIIKEDRLIVKKTLPIAEAINLFSASGQIEKVKLLEQLDRDKVDIYYCGASYDYLHGTMVPCTGYIKIFALTYYKPGFILRFPTKDEPSAIPAFVDQPKLAQIFREAERWGGILKCGYVASLNDYIHKNEIGDIIRVAEALHEKKIAQIADFVSEHRDKVRIILVAGPSSSGKTTFAQRLSIQLRVNGFRPIPISLDDYFVDREFTPRDENGEYDFEAIEAIDLPLFNDHLTRLLNGEAVSIPTYNFKTGQREFNNRIIQIKADQPLIIEGIHGLNERLTSAIPRDHKIKVYISALTQLSIDNHNRIPTTDTRLIRRLVRDNQFRGHDALRTLELWRSVRRGEDRNIFPFQEDADIMFNSALIYELSVLKKYAEPLLKKVNNSRPEYSEAKRLLNFLSHFASIDDVDIPSTSILREFIGKSCF; encoded by the coding sequence ATGAAAGAGATTCTCGTATCATATGGTAATGGTGAAGAGCGATATGCATGCGGTACTACATTGCTTCAAATTAGCCAAGATGCACAGAAGTTTTTTGACACGCCAATTGTAGCAGCTAGAATTAATAATGAGATAAAGGGTTTAGAATCGCAAGTGACTGAAGATTGTAACATTGAGTTTCTTGATTTAAAGACTGAAGTTGGCAATAGAATATACCAACGCAGCTTAGCGTTCATTATGGTTACGGCAGTTCAGGAAATATTCCCATATGGTGAAGTCACGGTAGAGCATTCGCTTGGTAATGGCTTATACTGTGAATTACATCTTGGCCGCGAAGTAACGCCTGACGATATTGCTAAATTAGAGCAGAAAATTAAACTAATAATTAAGGAAGATCGCTTAATTGTTAAAAAGACTTTACCAATTGCTGAAGCTATTAACTTATTTTCCGCGTCAGGCCAAATCGAGAAGGTTAAGCTACTTGAACAGTTAGACCGTGATAAAGTGGATATTTACTATTGTGGCGCTTCGTATGATTATCTTCATGGTACAATGGTACCATGCACCGGATATATAAAAATCTTTGCTCTGACTTATTATAAGCCTGGGTTTATATTGCGTTTTCCAACTAAAGATGAACCTTCGGCAATTCCCGCTTTTGTTGATCAACCTAAATTAGCCCAGATATTCCGTGAAGCTGAGCGGTGGGGTGGGATACTTAAGTGTGGCTACGTAGCGAGCTTAAACGATTATATACATAAGAATGAAATCGGTGATATTATAAGAGTTGCCGAGGCTTTGCACGAAAAAAAGATTGCTCAGATAGCCGATTTTGTCTCGGAGCATCGAGATAAAGTAAGGATTATACTAGTCGCAGGTCCTTCATCGTCCGGAAAGACTACCTTCGCTCAGCGGCTAAGTATCCAGCTTCGCGTAAATGGTTTTCGTCCAATTCCAATCTCGCTTGATGACTACTTTGTAGATCGGGAGTTTACTCCGCGAGATGAAAATGGTGAATATGATTTTGAAGCTATTGAGGCCATCGATTTGCCGCTGTTTAATGATCATCTTACAAGGCTTTTAAATGGCGAAGCAGTGAGTATCCCAACTTATAATTTTAAAACCGGGCAAAGGGAATTCAATAATAGAATTATACAGATAAAGGCTGATCAACCGCTTATTATTGAAGGCATTCATGGCCTTAATGAGCGATTGACCAGCGCAATACCACGCGACCATAAAATAAAAGTGTATATAAGCGCTCTGACCCAGTTATCGATTGATAATCATAACCGTATTCCAACGACAGATACAAGATTGATCAGACGACTAGTTCGCGACAATCAGTTTCGGGGTCATGATGCGCTCAGAACGCTAGAGCTTTGGCGCTCAGTACGTCGGGGTGAGGATCGTAATATTTTTCCCTTCCAAGAAGATGCGGATATTATGTTCAACTCAGCTTTAATTTATGAACTGAGTGTCTTGAAAAAATATGCCGAGCCATTATTAAAAAAGGTCAACAACAGTCGGCCTGAGTATTCTGAAGCCAAACGCCTGCTAAACTTTCTTAGTCATTTTGCTTCAATAGATGACGTCGATATCCCTAGTACTTCAATACTGCGGGAGTTTATCGGAAAGTCTTGCTTTTAG
- a CDS encoding pyruvate carboxylase subunit B, giving the protein MAKKPLKIMETVLRDGHQSLAATRMRITDMLPQLEVLDNMGYWALEAWGGATFDSCLRFLNEDPWERLKTLRSHLKKTPISMLLRGQNILGYNNYADDVVEMFVKKMVEHGIGVIRIFDALNDVRNLEVGIKAGKAAGAHVQGVCVYTISPYHTTESYLQLAHDLVDRGVDSICIKDMAGLISPYAAYDLVKALKNDPKIKVPIHLHCHYTSGMASMAYLKAAEAGVDIVDCALSPFALGTSQPCTESIIAAMEGTDRDTGIKKEDLYPVAEHFTAVKKSLGQDFGLNTAFDVSTKVLTFQIPGGMLSNLRNQLKEQGMEDKYGELLDEMPRVRADLGYPPLVTPTSQIVGSMATFNVMMGERYKIVPREVKDLARGKYGRTIRPVADDVRELIIGDEEIISHRPADDIPPQLDKLKAELAEKGYPNASMEDVLSYALFPEVALNFFANNR; this is encoded by the coding sequence ATGGCCAAGAAACCACTTAAAATTATGGAAACAGTGCTTCGTGACGGTCATCAGTCACTAGCTGCAACCCGTATGCGTATCACTGATATGCTCCCCCAATTGGAAGTACTTGACAATATGGGATACTGGGCTCTCGAAGCATGGGGCGGAGCTACTTTTGACAGCTGCCTGCGTTTCTTGAACGAAGATCCTTGGGAGCGCCTCAAAACTCTCCGTTCACACCTGAAGAAAACTCCTATCTCCATGCTGCTCAGAGGTCAGAATATCCTTGGTTACAACAACTATGCTGACGACGTTGTAGAAATGTTCGTTAAGAAAATGGTTGAGCATGGCATTGGCGTAATTCGTATATTCGACGCTCTAAACGACGTTCGTAACCTCGAAGTCGGCATTAAAGCAGGTAAAGCTGCAGGTGCTCACGTTCAAGGCGTTTGCGTATACACTATCAGCCCGTATCACACTACCGAGAGCTATCTGCAATTGGCTCACGATCTGGTTGACCGCGGTGTTGACTCCATTTGTATTAAAGACATGGCAGGTCTTATCTCGCCGTATGCTGCTTATGACTTGGTCAAAGCACTGAAAAACGATCCAAAAATCAAAGTGCCTATTCACTTACATTGCCACTATACCAGCGGCATGGCTTCAATGGCATACCTCAAAGCCGCTGAAGCTGGCGTTGACATCGTTGACTGTGCCCTTTCACCGTTTGCGCTTGGTACTTCCCAACCTTGTACCGAGTCTATCATCGCTGCTATGGAAGGCACTGACCGCGATACCGGCATTAAGAAAGAAGACCTTTATCCGGTTGCCGAGCACTTCACTGCTGTTAAAAAGTCCCTTGGACAAGACTTCGGTCTTAACACTGCTTTTGACGTCAGCACTAAAGTTCTTACCTTCCAAATCCCTGGCGGCATGCTCTCCAACCTGCGCAACCAGTTAAAAGAGCAAGGTATGGAAGACAAATACGGCGAGTTGCTTGATGAAATGCCACGCGTTCGTGCAGACCTTGGCTATCCTCCGCTCGTAACTCCTACCAGCCAAATTGTTGGCTCCATGGCTACCTTTAACGTAATGATGGGCGAGCGTTACAAAATCGTTCCTCGCGAAGTTAAAGACTTAGCTCGCGGCAAATATGGCCGTACTATCAGACCAGTAGCTGATGATGTACGCGAATTAATTATCGGAGACGAAGAAATTATATCCCATCGTCCTGCTGATGATATTCCGCCGCAATTGGATAAACTGAAAGCTGAACTGGCTGAAAAAGGTTATCCGAATGCTTCAATGGAGGACGTTCTGTCCTATGCATTGTTCCCTGAAGTTGCCCTCAACTTCTTTGCTAACAATCGCTAA
- a CDS encoding Neelaredoxin, giving the protein MKLGDVIQSADWKAEKHVPVIDAPDIIKAGEKATIEVCVGKEIAHPNTTEHHIRWIKLYFKPEDGKFITEIGTYQFDAHGESTEGPNKGSAYCEPWVKAVLKLNTAGTFIAVAYCNIHGLWESSRKISVE; this is encoded by the coding sequence ATGAAATTAGGTGATGTTATTCAGAGTGCTGATTGGAAAGCCGAGAAACATGTACCCGTAATTGATGCCCCAGACATTATTAAAGCTGGTGAAAAAGCAACGATTGAAGTTTGTGTAGGTAAAGAGATTGCGCATCCAAATACCACTGAACATCATATTCGCTGGATAAAACTATATTTTAAGCCCGAAGATGGAAAATTTATTACAGAAATAGGGACATATCAATTCGATGCACATGGAGAATCGACTGAAGGCCCCAATAAAGGATCAGCCTACTGTGAACCATGGGTAAAGGCTGTTCTTAAACTGAATACAGCTGGTACTTTTATAGCAGTTGCTTATTGTAATATTCATGGGTTATGGGAAAGCTCAAGGAAAATTTCTGTCGAATAA
- a CDS encoding aminotransferase class I/II-fold pyridoxal phosphate-dependent enzyme — MTYSFAASHAKGKAAKDKIFGANAAAVAAEVKYGKAAVANATIGALLDDNEVLTCLPTVEKVFRNLPTSEIIAYAPISGLPSYLEAAINLTFGNHKPDAYIDAVATAGGSGVIHHAIWNYTEFGNTVLTSDWFWGPYRVLCQDALRKLDTYQLFDENLNFNIKAFESKVNELIAKQESLLVIINAPAHNPTGYSLTDAEWDQVIDVCKSIPKEKRITILVDIAYLDYAGEADASRAFMTKFGGLPENILGIFAFSMSKGYTMYGQRCGAMIGVSSNKDVITEFAAINQYTSRATWSNISRSPMQLLATIYNDKILLADVQRERAELYKLIRERADIFMQEAKESNLKMLPYIAGFFLTIPAKDPDAVCDKLHDDNIFAVPLAKGVRIAVCAVSAAKIKGMAGKVAKAMAAVEK, encoded by the coding sequence ATGACTTATAGTTTTGCAGCGTCACATGCAAAGGGAAAAGCTGCCAAGGATAAGATTTTCGGCGCCAATGCAGCTGCTGTAGCTGCCGAAGTGAAGTATGGTAAAGCTGCGGTAGCGAACGCAACAATTGGGGCATTACTGGACGATAATGAGGTACTAACATGCCTGCCTACGGTTGAAAAAGTATTTAGAAATTTGCCGACCTCTGAGATAATCGCCTATGCTCCAATTTCTGGTTTGCCTAGTTATCTGGAGGCAGCAATTAATCTAACTTTTGGCAACCACAAACCAGACGCGTATATTGACGCTGTTGCCACGGCTGGTGGTTCAGGCGTTATTCATCATGCTATTTGGAACTATACTGAATTTGGCAATACGGTTTTGACCTCTGACTGGTTCTGGGGACCATACCGGGTATTATGCCAGGATGCTTTGCGAAAATTAGATACATATCAACTTTTTGATGAAAACCTTAATTTCAACATCAAGGCCTTTGAAAGTAAAGTAAATGAACTGATAGCAAAACAAGAAAGTTTGCTGGTTATTATTAATGCTCCGGCTCATAACCCGACTGGCTATAGTTTGACAGACGCAGAATGGGATCAAGTAATAGATGTTTGCAAATCAATACCTAAAGAAAAACGAATTACAATATTAGTTGATATTGCATATCTTGACTACGCCGGCGAAGCTGATGCAAGCCGCGCTTTTATGACCAAGTTTGGCGGACTGCCTGAAAACATCCTTGGTATTTTTGCTTTCAGTATGTCAAAAGGCTATACTATGTATGGTCAGCGTTGCGGGGCTATGATAGGCGTTTCCTCCAATAAAGATGTAATAACTGAGTTTGCCGCAATAAATCAGTATACTAGTCGAGCAACCTGGTCAAATATCAGCCGGTCGCCGATGCAGTTATTAGCTACTATTTACAACGATAAAATATTACTTGCAGATGTACAACGCGAACGAGCTGAGCTCTATAAGCTTATTAGGGAACGGGCAGATATCTTTATGCAAGAAGCCAAGGAATCTAATTTAAAAATGCTTCCGTATATCGCTGGCTTTTTCCTAACAATTCCTGCTAAAGATCCTGATGCGGTTTGCGACAAACTTCATGATGATAATATTTTTGCTGTTCCGCTTGCAAAAGGTGTACGTATTGCCGTTTGCGCTGTGTCTGCAGCAAAAATAAAGGGTATGGCCGGGAAAGTTGCAAAGGCAATGGCAGCGGTCGAAAAATAA
- a CDS encoding inorganic phosphate transporter, with protein MPDILIIVVVVLALGFDYINGFHDTANAIATSVSTRALTPRTAIWLAAGLNFLGAMYSTGVAKTIGSDLVKSAQMVNEYIIIAAMVGAIFWNLLTWWLGIPSSSSHALIGGVVGAVIVSTGFAALKAEGILKIVASLILSPIAAILTGLVIMTLLFWIFGKMAPSKLNSKFKRLQILSAAMMSFSHGSNDAQKAMGIITLALVSGGYLSTFEVPTWVKISAALAMGAGTAAGGWRIIKTMGGKIFKLEPISGFAADLNSSIIIFSATLLHLPVSTTHVVSGSIMGVGTAKRVSAVRWGVAQQMLAAWVLTIPCTALVSGIAYKFIELAVL; from the coding sequence ATGCCTGATATTTTAATAATCGTTGTTGTTGTTTTAGCCCTTGGATTTGACTATATTAATGGCTTTCACGATACTGCTAATGCAATAGCTACTTCGGTATCGACTAGGGCATTAACCCCACGAACAGCTATCTGGTTGGCAGCAGGACTAAATTTTTTAGGGGCAATGTATAGTACCGGTGTAGCCAAAACTATCGGCAGTGACTTAGTTAAGTCAGCCCAAATGGTTAACGAATATATAATAATTGCCGCCATGGTTGGAGCTATATTCTGGAACCTCTTAACCTGGTGGCTTGGAATACCGAGCAGTTCCTCACATGCCCTAATTGGTGGCGTGGTAGGGGCAGTAATAGTTTCAACAGGGTTTGCGGCACTGAAAGCTGAGGGCATCTTAAAAATAGTAGCCTCGCTTATTTTGTCACCGATTGCTGCCATATTAACGGGACTTGTTATTATGACCCTGTTGTTTTGGATTTTTGGCAAGATGGCTCCATCAAAACTAAATTCTAAATTTAAACGACTCCAGATATTATCAGCTGCGATGATGTCGTTTTCTCATGGTTCTAATGATGCTCAGAAGGCAATGGGGATTATAACGCTTGCCTTGGTCAGCGGCGGTTATCTAAGTACGTTTGAGGTGCCGACCTGGGTTAAAATTTCGGCAGCGCTGGCAATGGGAGCAGGAACTGCGGCCGGTGGTTGGCGAATAATCAAAACAATGGGCGGTAAGATATTTAAACTGGAGCCTATAAGCGGTTTTGCTGCGGATCTCAATTCGTCAATTATCATCTTCAGTGCAACCTTATTACATTTGCCTGTTAGTACAACCCACGTAGTTTCCGGGTCAATTATGGGTGTAGGTACAGCAAAGCGAGTTAGCGCTGTTCGGTGGGGGGTTGCTCAGCAAATGTTGGCCGCTTGGGTACTTACCATACCATGTACTGCATTAGTAAGCGGTATTGCATATAAATTTATAGAATTGGCAGTCTTATAA
- a CDS encoding alpha/beta-type small acid-soluble spore protein: MSRSRKPVNPAAQQALDRLKEETAAEIGLKDYKNTYKGALTSADNGRVGGQMVRKMIQAQENQFK, encoded by the coding sequence ATGTCAAGAAGCAGAAAACCTGTAAATCCGGCTGCGCAACAAGCGCTTGATCGTCTGAAAGAAGAAACAGCGGCTGAAATCGGTTTGAAAGATTACAAAAACACTTACAAAGGTGCATTGACTTCGGCCGATAATGGTCGCGTTGGTGGTCAAATGGTTCGTAAAATGATTCAAGCTCAGGAAAACCAATTCAAATAA
- a CDS encoding ACT domain-containing protein, translating to MLGVPDRPGIAFKVFSVLAKANIDVDMIVQSIRNTEENIIDLVFTVAKSDLPKAKAIVSEVGQEIQVLGIIADESVAKVSIVGAGMYGYPGIAAEMFGALAGADINIEVISTSEISVSCLVQADKVKAAVNAIHNRFFPEK from the coding sequence ATGTTGGGTGTCCCAGATCGTCCGGGGATCGCTTTTAAAGTATTTTCTGTCTTGGCTAAAGCTAATATTGATGTCGATATGATCGTGCAAAGTATTCGCAACACCGAGGAAAACATTATTGATTTGGTCTTTACCGTAGCAAAGTCAGACTTACCAAAAGCAAAAGCAATTGTCAGTGAAGTTGGACAAGAGATACAAGTATTAGGTATAATTGCCGATGAGAGCGTTGCTAAGGTATCAATAGTCGGGGCAGGAATGTATGGTTACCCTGGAATTGCCGCAGAAATGTTTGGAGCTTTAGCAGGGGCTGATATTAATATCGAAGTAATAAGTACTTCAGAGATTAGTGTTTCGTGTTTAGTTCAAGCCGACAAAGTTAAGGCAGCGGTCAATGCGATCCATAACCGTTTTTTTCCTGAAAAGTGA
- a CDS encoding DUF47 family protein produces MFNFRSKEDEFFKLFSESAKLLRDGAYILNEVMNDHAKIGEKITQMANLEHEADDHNDAIIDKLNQTFITPLDREDIYAMANMLDDGVDAVQGILERMMLYRTGKPSEGAIELSRLMADCADEILKAFELLKNIKGNQHKILDHTRKIVVLESEGDRIYRQEVAYLFTSGGDTLEIIKWKEVLENLENALDHYESIADLIRGVVMKYA; encoded by the coding sequence ATGTTTAATTTTAGATCAAAAGAGGACGAGTTTTTTAAGCTTTTTTCCGAAAGCGCAAAGTTATTACGGGATGGCGCTTATATTCTTAACGAAGTAATGAACGATCACGCTAAAATTGGTGAAAAAATCACTCAAATGGCTAACCTGGAACATGAGGCTGATGATCATAATGATGCGATAATTGACAAGCTCAACCAAACGTTTATCACCCCGCTGGACCGGGAAGATATTTACGCTATGGCAAACATGCTTGATGATGGTGTTGATGCGGTTCAGGGCATACTTGAACGGATGATGCTTTATCGCACCGGTAAGCCATCTGAAGGAGCTATTGAATTAAGCCGACTTATGGCTGATTGCGCTGATGAAATTCTTAAGGCTTTTGAGCTATTAAAAAATATCAAGGGAAATCAGCATAAGATACTTGATCATACTAGAAAAATTGTTGTGTTGGAGAGCGAAGGCGATCGTATTTATCGCCAAGAGGTTGCTTACTTGTTTACATCTGGTGGAGATACTCTTGAAATTATTAAATGGAAAGAGGTATTAGAGAATCTTGAAAATGCTCTTGACCATTATGAGAGCATTGCTGACTTGATACGGGGCGTGGTTATGAAGTATGCCTGA
- a CDS encoding DUF1540 domain-containing protein, with amino-acid sequence MANANPTVKCTVDQCTHYMPGDQCMAAKISIFNDETTGKSSTSADTQCKAFHHRKTVGDMVGALHNVNVGGMVSSAFLNGTQVTPTVECFVSNCKFWENGNLCHASEIKVAGANAARTPDTDCETYQPK; translated from the coding sequence ATGGCAAACGCTAATCCGACTGTAAAATGTACTGTTGACCAATGCACACATTATATGCCTGGCGATCAATGCATGGCTGCTAAAATTAGTATTTTTAATGATGAAACAACAGGGAAATCCTCGACCTCCGCTGATACTCAGTGCAAAGCATTTCATCATCGTAAAACGGTTGGTGATATGGTCGGTGCTCTTCACAATGTAAATGTTGGCGGTATGGTTTCATCTGCTTTCCTTAATGGTACGCAAGTTACTCCTACGGTAGAATGCTTTGTCAGCAATTGTAAGTTTTGGGAGAATGGCAACTTGTGTCATGCATCAGAAATAAAAGTGGCTGGGGCCAATGCGGCACGGACGCCTGATACTGATTGTGAAACATATCAACCTAAATAA
- a CDS encoding YajQ family cyclic di-GMP-binding protein: protein MAKDCSFDVVSEVKMQEVDNAVNQAIKELNQRFDFRGSKSSLELNGEEIKIISDDDFKLKGVIDILESKMIKRGISLKNLDYGKIEPASQGTVKQMVIIKKGINKEKGKDIIATIKASKIKVQAQIMDDQVRVSGKNKDDLQAVIALLRQKDFGIELQFVNFRS from the coding sequence TTGGCTAAAGACTGTTCTTTTGATGTCGTGTCTGAAGTTAAAATGCAGGAGGTTGATAATGCTGTCAATCAAGCTATCAAGGAATTAAATCAGAGGTTTGATTTTCGCGGTAGTAAATCATCTCTGGAATTGAATGGTGAGGAAATTAAGATTATTTCGGATGATGATTTTAAATTAAAAGGTGTTATTGATATTCTAGAATCTAAGATGATTAAGCGAGGAATTTCGCTCAAAAATCTTGATTATGGTAAAATTGAACCTGCATCTCAAGGAACTGTAAAACAAATGGTTATAATTAAAAAAGGCATTAACAAGGAAAAAGGGAAAGACATTATTGCTACTATTAAAGCTTCTAAAATAAAAGTTCAAGCTCAGATTATGGATGACCAGGTACGCGTATCCGGTAAAAATAAAGATGATTTACAAGCGGTTATAGCCCTTTTAAGGCAAAAAGATTTTGGTATTGAACTGCAGTTTGTAAATTTCCGGTCGTAA
- a CDS encoding RluA family pseudouridine synthase, translated as MQEFIVSKDVKNLSVKDYLRRHIGLSLTAWRKIKRAGLLQVNKQSAFPYTLVTSGDTITVDLPNDCAIQPVKLPLSIKYEDDYLLILDKPANMLVHPAKYSDTETLANAVMYYYKQSNMPYGFHPIHRLDRNTSGLVLVAKMPYIQHLLAKDDVKTISRLYWGIAEGEIDCLSGVIDMPIGRHPESIIERIVRSDGQPAITNYRLLKRLRNASLVELELKTGRTHQIRVHLANIGHPLLGDDLYGGSTDLISRQALHAVRLIFKHPVSGEFINVSSPLPEDFKQILKTLVL; from the coding sequence ATGCAAGAATTTATAGTATCGAAAGATGTTAAGAATCTATCAGTTAAAGATTACCTCCGCCGTCACATTGGTCTATCATTGACGGCATGGCGAAAAATAAAGCGTGCCGGTTTATTACAAGTAAATAAGCAATCAGCTTTTCCGTATACACTTGTCACATCAGGTGATACTATCACAGTGGACTTGCCTAATGATTGTGCCATACAGCCGGTCAAACTACCATTAAGTATTAAATATGAAGATGACTACCTGCTTATTCTAGATAAACCCGCTAACATGCTCGTCCATCCTGCAAAGTACTCCGACACCGAAACTCTCGCAAATGCCGTGATGTACTATTACAAGCAAAGCAATATGCCTTATGGCTTCCACCCTATACACCGCCTCGACAGAAACACATCTGGGTTAGTACTAGTAGCTAAAATGCCATATATCCAACATTTATTGGCCAAAGATGACGTAAAAACTATTTCACGTTTATACTGGGGGATCGCTGAGGGAGAAATAGATTGTCTAAGCGGTGTTATTGATATGCCGATTGGCCGACACCCTGAAAGTATCATTGAGCGCATCGTACGCAGCGACGGGCAGCCCGCAATAACAAACTATCGCCTTCTGAAACGCCTTCGAAATGCCAGCTTAGTTGAGCTTGAACTAAAAACAGGCCGAACGCATCAGATACGGGTTCATCTTGCTAATATAGGCCATCCGCTACTGGGAGACGATCTATATGGCGGCTCTACCGACCTAATCTCAAGACAAGCCTTGCATGCTGTTCGATTAATTTTCAAGCACCCGGTTTCCGGAGAATTTATCAATGTGTCTAGTCCTCTACCAGAGGATTTTAAACAAATACTTAAGACCCTGGTACTATAG
- the uraA gene encoding uracil permease, whose product MKKHAIQVEERLPILQTIPLSLQHLFAMFGATVLVPILFKVNPATILLFNGIGTLLYLFICKGKIPAYLGSSFAFISPVFLVLPQYGYGAALGGFILVGAIFTLVALSISVIGTKWIDVVFPPAAMGAIVAVIGLELAPVAADMAGLTAKTLDPNVITVSIFTLLVTVFGSILFRGFLGIIPILIGVVSGYVLALAMGLVDLSGIAEAPILAIPTIYTPEFNLNAITIILPAALVVIAEHIGHLLVTGNIVGRDLAKDPGLHRSLLGNGVSTMLSGFFGSTPNTTYGENIGVMALTKVYSTWVIGGAAVFAIVLSFFGKLAAAIQSIPNPVMGGVSLLLFGVIATSGIRMLVDSKVDYSQSRNLILTSIVLIIGVSGASITLGTVTMKGMALATVVSIALSLCFKLLDVLGLTNDSTK is encoded by the coding sequence ATGAAAAAACACGCTATCCAAGTTGAAGAAAGATTACCGATTTTGCAAACTATCCCACTTAGCCTACAACATCTTTTCGCAATGTTTGGGGCAACTGTCCTTGTCCCGATTCTATTTAAAGTCAACCCGGCAACAATCTTACTGTTTAATGGAATCGGCACCTTACTATATCTTTTTATCTGCAAAGGAAAAATTCCTGCCTATTTAGGATCAAGCTTTGCATTTATATCTCCAGTTTTTCTTGTATTACCTCAATACGGCTATGGCGCAGCCTTAGGCGGCTTTATCCTAGTTGGCGCTATCTTTACTTTAGTCGCATTAAGTATTAGCGTTATCGGAACTAAATGGATTGATGTAGTGTTTCCACCAGCTGCAATGGGCGCGATTGTTGCGGTTATCGGTCTAGAGCTTGCCCCAGTAGCGGCAGATATGGCCGGACTGACAGCTAAAACACTTGATCCCAACGTAATAACGGTTTCGATATTCACGCTGTTGGTTACTGTATTCGGTAGTATCTTATTCCGCGGTTTTTTAGGCATAATTCCTATTCTAATCGGTGTAGTCAGTGGTTACGTTCTAGCGCTTGCTATGGGCCTAGTAGATTTAAGCGGAATAGCTGAGGCACCGATACTTGCCATTCCAACAATATACACTCCAGAGTTTAATTTAAATGCAATAACAATTATTCTGCCAGCCGCGTTAGTAGTAATCGCAGAACATATCGGCCATCTGCTTGTAACTGGTAATATAGTTGGCCGGGATCTGGCCAAAGATCCCGGCTTACACCGTTCATTACTCGGCAACGGTGTTTCAACTATGCTCTCCGGCTTCTTTGGATCTACTCCTAATACAACTTATGGTGAAAATATCGGTGTAATGGCCCTTACAAAAGTCTATTCAACTTGGGTAATCGGCGGTGCTGCAGTATTCGCCATCGTTCTATCCTTCTTCGGTAAACTAGCGGCTGCAATTCAGAGCATTCCAAACCCGGTTATGGGCGGCGTTTCCCTGCTCCTATTTGGCGTAATAGCCACCTCAGGCATTCGAATGCTTGTAGATTCGAAAGTAGACTATAGTCAGTCTCGCAACCTAATCCTAACATCGATTGTATTAATAATCGGCGTTAGCGGAGCGAGCATAACGCTTGGTACTGTAACTATGAAGGGCATGGCTTTAGCTACAGTGGTCTCGATTGCTCTAAGCTTATGCTTTAAACTTCTGGATGTACTGGGCCTGACAAATGATTCAACTAAGTAA